A stretch of the Actinotalea sp. JY-7876 genome encodes the following:
- a CDS encoding putative T7SS-secreted protein, with protein MSATATSFGDARALRDDAVRLRRRAEAAEDLAAVAARADVGRWSGEASDAYLETLAGVVRDLRRAADDSVDAATVLDGHADVIAWADARLASAVPATAWQADALLEEVHDAVDRSAERAASALQAITDRIDRLPPFWSAVIGAHHQYYLGMAEGTVAMIEGWWQFSAVRFISDPDAVISDGVAVATGLYTGLREDPEALVKAMVDYDTWRTEPFRAAGRLVPDLIIVGATAGGGAAASAGLRGSRFLRTVAGERDSPTAQGPSASREPGHGDHPEEEALDVEPRSMPTFDEFLRDPEALRGAAWEDVRQLVPETWNELPLKKGEGVRFLNPERLGEAVMLERGVPDASDLLHFGPYLRVSRDGETIRVPLAGNPDLEQ; from the coding sequence GCGACTGCCACCTCCTTCGGCGACGCCAGGGCGTTGCGTGACGACGCCGTGCGCCTGCGCCGTCGCGCGGAGGCGGCGGAGGACCTGGCCGCGGTTGCGGCGCGGGCCGACGTCGGCCGCTGGTCGGGCGAGGCGTCCGACGCCTACCTCGAAACCCTCGCCGGCGTGGTGCGTGACCTGCGCCGGGCGGCCGACGACAGCGTGGACGCCGCCACAGTCCTGGACGGCCACGCCGACGTGATCGCGTGGGCGGACGCCCGGCTGGCCTCCGCGGTACCGGCTACGGCGTGGCAGGCGGACGCGCTGCTCGAGGAGGTGCACGACGCCGTCGACCGCTCGGCGGAGCGCGCCGCCTCGGCACTCCAGGCGATCACCGACCGCATCGACCGGCTGCCGCCGTTCTGGAGCGCCGTCATCGGCGCGCACCACCAGTACTACCTCGGGATGGCCGAGGGCACGGTGGCCATGATCGAGGGCTGGTGGCAGTTCAGTGCCGTTCGGTTCATCTCCGACCCTGATGCGGTGATCTCCGACGGCGTCGCCGTGGCGACCGGGCTCTACACCGGACTGCGCGAGGATCCGGAGGCGCTGGTCAAGGCGATGGTCGACTACGACACCTGGCGGACCGAGCCCTTCAGGGCAGCAGGGCGGCTGGTACCCGACCTCATCATCGTTGGGGCGACAGCGGGAGGCGGAGCTGCCGCCTCTGCCGGACTTCGGGGCAGCCGCTTCTTGAGGACCGTCGCTGGTGAGCGTGATTCGCCGACGGCGCAGGGGCCCTCGGCATCCCGAGAACCTGGCCACGGCGACCATCCCGAAGAAGAGGCACTCGACGTGGAACCACGATCGATGCCAACCTTCGACGAGTTCCTGCGCGATCCCGAGGCCTTGCGCGGAGCGGCGTGGGAGGACGTGAGGCAGCTCGTTCCGGAGACGTGGAACGAGCTGCCACTGAAGAAGGGGGAGGGCGTCCGATTCCTCAATCCGGAGAGGCTCGGCGAGGCGGTCATGCTTGAGCGAGGTGTGCCCGACGCTAGCGACCTCCTGCACTTCGGTCCCTACCTGCGGGTCAGTCGAGACGGAGAGACGATTCGCGTTCCCCTTGCTGGCAACCCGGATCTTGAGCAATGA
- a CDS encoding contact-dependent growth inhibition system immunity protein — MTHEVNDLSLEELEGDRWGEPPPGSTFLITRVTQLRRVPVGSLDTEGLRIMIGQGVGLPVLIPRALAVLRRDPLAHGDFYPGDLLAAVVRKYDDWKSTVDDPEGELRRIVHAIDGEDADVMPDLLAELAPFIADPD, encoded by the coding sequence ATGACTCACGAGGTGAACGACCTGTCGCTCGAGGAGCTTGAAGGCGACCGGTGGGGCGAGCCACCGCCGGGATCGACGTTCCTCATCACCCGCGTGACGCAGCTGCGGCGGGTCCCTGTCGGCTCCCTCGACACCGAGGGCCTCAGGATCATGATCGGTCAGGGTGTCGGTCTACCCGTTCTGATCCCGCGCGCTCTCGCGGTACTACGCCGGGATCCGCTCGCCCACGGCGACTTCTATCCGGGGGACCTCCTGGCCGCCGTCGTGCGCAAGTACGACGACTGGAAGTCGACCGTTGACGACCCCGAAGGCGAGCTGCGTCGCATCGTCCACGCGATCGACGGCGAGGACGCCGACGTCATGCCGGACCTCCTCGCGGAGCTGGCACCCTTCATCGCCGACCCGGACTGA
- a CDS encoding nucleotide pyrophosphohydrolase → MHTTDDDGREPQLTELSRLMREFSEQRDWTQFHDPKSLVLAIVGEVGELAELFQWLPTDEALAVRDDPRRRARAGEEISDVLLYLVRLADVLGIDLMAAAREKHTQARRRFPAEEHLGRAPERS, encoded by the coding sequence GTGCACACGACGGACGACGACGGACGCGAACCGCAGCTGACCGAGCTGAGCCGCCTGATGCGCGAGTTCTCCGAGCAGCGCGACTGGACGCAGTTCCACGACCCGAAGTCGCTCGTCCTCGCGATCGTCGGCGAGGTCGGCGAGCTCGCGGAGCTGTTCCAGTGGCTCCCGACGGACGAGGCACTCGCCGTGCGCGACGACCCGCGGCGACGGGCGCGGGCCGGCGAGGAGATCTCCGACGTGCTGCTCTACCTCGTGCGGCTCGCCGACGTGCTCGGCATCGACCTCATGGCGGCGGCACGGGAGAAGCACACGCAGGCACGACGTCGGTTTCCCGCCGAGGAGCACCTCGGGCGGGCGCCGGAACGGAGCTGA
- a CDS encoding MFS transporter: MSAHPPAERTAPVTADSDHPAASTAMRTFGHILVNTAVANVTTSFLWFALTFWVYLGTRSVLATGVVGGAYMLFVALSSIVFGTIVDHHRKLRVMQASSAMTLLAFGVAGAMFWLLPEAALLDLGGPWFWAFTVIILAGAVVEQMRNIALSTTVTILVPDKRRANANGLVGTVQGVGFMVTSVFSGLSVGLLGMGWTLAIALGLMAATLVHLVTIRFPEDRVAAAPTSGARAAVDLSGSIAVIRSAPGLFSLITFATFNNLIGGLYIALMDPYGLELFSVEVWGIVLAVSATGFIVGGGAVAKFGLGPNPMRTMLLVVVGMGALGATFTIREWWVLYAVGMWLYMCLIPVVEAAEQTVIQRVVPLERQGRVFGVAMTFESAATPITAFLIAPLAEFWIIPYARSDAGSAALRPLLGDGDARGIALVFLLGGLLMVVAGLLAFRSPIYRVMSRTYREAAPTSAASESPGAAPGQPSIRAGVAASGEPGVIKGSTPNDDGGMP, from the coding sequence ATGAGCGCTCACCCGCCCGCTGAGAGGACCGCCCCCGTGACTGCCGACAGCGACCATCCCGCCGCCAGCACCGCCATGCGCACGTTCGGCCACATCCTCGTCAACACCGCCGTCGCGAACGTCACCACGAGCTTCCTCTGGTTCGCGCTGACGTTCTGGGTCTACCTGGGCACGCGCTCCGTGCTGGCCACGGGCGTCGTCGGCGGCGCGTACATGCTCTTCGTCGCGCTGAGCAGCATCGTCTTCGGGACGATCGTCGACCACCACCGCAAGCTGCGCGTCATGCAGGCCTCGAGCGCGATGACGCTGCTCGCGTTCGGGGTCGCCGGCGCGATGTTCTGGCTGCTGCCGGAGGCGGCGCTGCTCGACCTCGGCGGGCCGTGGTTCTGGGCCTTCACCGTGATCATCCTCGCGGGCGCCGTCGTGGAGCAGATGCGCAACATCGCGCTCTCGACGACCGTGACGATCCTCGTGCCGGACAAGCGCCGCGCGAACGCCAACGGGCTCGTGGGCACCGTCCAGGGCGTCGGGTTCATGGTCACGAGCGTGTTCAGCGGCCTGTCGGTCGGGCTGCTCGGGATGGGGTGGACGCTCGCGATCGCGCTCGGCCTCATGGCCGCGACGCTCGTGCACCTCGTCACCATCCGCTTCCCCGAGGACCGGGTCGCCGCGGCGCCGACGTCCGGTGCGCGCGCCGCCGTCGACCTCTCCGGCTCGATCGCCGTCATCCGCTCGGCGCCCGGGCTCTTCTCGCTCATCACCTTCGCGACGTTCAACAACCTCATCGGGGGTCTCTACATCGCACTGATGGACCCCTACGGACTCGAGCTGTTCTCCGTCGAGGTGTGGGGGATCGTGCTGGCCGTCAGCGCGACGGGATTCATCGTCGGTGGCGGGGCGGTCGCCAAGTTCGGGCTGGGCCCGAACCCCATGCGGACGATGCTGCTCGTCGTCGTCGGCATGGGAGCGCTGGGCGCGACGTTCACGATCCGCGAGTGGTGGGTGCTCTACGCCGTAGGCATGTGGCTCTACATGTGCCTGATCCCGGTCGTGGAGGCCGCCGAGCAGACGGTCATCCAGCGGGTGGTCCCGCTCGAACGGCAGGGCCGCGTCTTCGGCGTCGCGATGACGTTCGAGTCGGCGGCGACCCCGATCACCGCGTTCCTCATCGCGCCGCTCGCCGAGTTCTGGATCATCCCGTACGCCCGCTCGGACGCCGGCAGCGCGGCACTCCGGCCCCTGCTCGGCGACGGCGACGCGCGCGGCATCGCGCTCGTGTTCCTCCTCGGCGGGCTGCTCATGGTGGTGGCAGGCCTGCTCGCGTTCCGGTCGCCCATCTACCGGGTGATGTCCAGGACCTACCGCGAGGCGGCGCCGACGTCGGCCGCGAGCGAGAGCCCCGGTGCCGCGCCGGGCCAGCCGTCGATCCGCGCTGGCGTCGCCGCGAGCGGCGAGCCGGGCGTCATCAAGGGATCGACGCCGAACGACGACGGCGGAATGCCGTAG